In Rubrivirga marina, the following are encoded in one genomic region:
- a CDS encoding endonuclease/exonuclease/phosphatase family protein yields MGRRLRVASYNIHRWAGVRGGRQYEPERASAVVNELDADVLALQEVLRPFNGDDPLRQLAQDLGFHLAFVVTRLHKRGELGNAVLSRWPLSGALTIDLSFGRLERRAALAVRVGDEEQSLQVAATHLALVDRTRARQVRHLLDHPHLVDGPAVLLGDMNAWRPTKASRALDDHFRDRHHNANWPASYPSVRPVLALDRLYARGAQVVALETHTSEAARRGSDHLPIIGTLEIDERDAEGA; encoded by the coding sequence ATGGGCCGCCGGCTCCGTGTGGCGTCGTACAACATCCACCGCTGGGCCGGCGTCCGCGGGGGACGCCAGTACGAGCCAGAGCGGGCGTCCGCCGTGGTCAACGAACTCGACGCTGACGTGCTCGCGCTCCAGGAGGTCCTCCGGCCCTTCAACGGCGACGATCCCCTCCGGCAGCTCGCTCAAGACCTGGGCTTCCACCTCGCGTTCGTCGTCACTCGGCTCCACAAACGGGGCGAGCTCGGGAACGCCGTCCTGTCACGGTGGCCCCTCTCTGGGGCTCTGACCATCGACCTTTCGTTCGGTCGGCTGGAGCGGCGTGCGGCCCTCGCCGTCCGAGTCGGCGATGAGGAGCAGAGCCTGCAGGTGGCCGCGACCCACCTCGCCCTCGTCGACCGGACCCGCGCGCGTCAGGTCCGCCACCTCCTCGACCACCCGCACCTCGTCGACGGTCCGGCCGTCCTCCTCGGCGACATGAACGCGTGGCGGCCCACGAAGGCGTCGCGGGCGCTCGACGACCACTTCCGCGACCGCCACCACAACGCGAACTGGCCGGCCTCCTACCCGTCAGTCCGCCCCGTCCTCGCGCTCGACCGGCTGTACGCTCGAGGCGCCCAGGTGGTCGCCCTCGAGACGCACACGAGCGAGGCCGCCCGCCGTGGCTCGGACCACCTCCCGATCATCGGCACGCTAGAGATCGACGAGCGGGACGCGGAGGGCGCCTAG
- a CDS encoding lysozyme — protein MPHPANDPLRISAAGLALIEGFEGFEPDWYLDPVGVRTIAYGWTGPLPDGLVPPLSEAEGRRLLRDTVGAYETAVRRHVEVPLAQPQFDALVSFTYNLGASNLSTSTLLRLLNEGKPGEAAKEFDKWVLANGTQLAGLVRRRAAERALFESAPAPPMPSPPDPPPVDPGPEPYRPVPITDVDPIPPRPPHFVESDLPDPLPVDDPPHPRVHPEPDPDDPPAPPAGRSGW, from the coding sequence ATGCCCCACCCCGCGAACGACCCGCTCCGGATCTCCGCCGCCGGCCTCGCCCTCATCGAAGGGTTCGAGGGCTTCGAGCCGGACTGGTACCTCGACCCCGTCGGCGTGCGGACCATCGCCTATGGGTGGACCGGCCCGCTCCCTGACGGCCTCGTCCCGCCGCTCTCGGAGGCCGAGGGCCGGCGCCTGCTCCGCGACACTGTCGGCGCGTACGAGACCGCCGTTCGTCGGCACGTCGAGGTCCCGCTCGCGCAGCCCCAGTTCGACGCGCTCGTCAGCTTCACCTACAACCTCGGCGCCTCGAACCTGTCGACGTCGACGCTCCTCCGGCTGCTGAACGAGGGGAAGCCCGGCGAAGCCGCGAAAGAGTTCGACAAGTGGGTGCTGGCGAACGGAACGCAGCTCGCGGGCCTCGTCCGCCGCCGCGCCGCCGAGCGCGCCCTGTTCGAGTCCGCCCCGGCCCCGCCGATGCCGAGCCCACCGGATCCGCCGCCGGTCGACCCCGGCCCGGAGCCCTACCGGCCCGTCCCGATCACCGACGTCGATCCGATCCCACCGCGACCGCCCCATTTCGTAGAGTCGGACCTCCCCGACCCACTTCCGGTCGACGACCCGCCGCACCCGCGCGTCCACCCCGAGCCGGACCCCGACGATCCTCCCGCCCCACCGGCCGGTCGGTCAGGCTGGTGA
- a CDS encoding cytochrome c → MTRTLIVALLSLAVALLSLLTALFAAFAPDIPTVASRDTERATRARADEATLLDHMVLMQRYVEKAALAADAGNGPLTEFYAQKIDERAARVVDGGYVVDGIDVSAIAAEVANPRAAALAEAAASRDSARFREAYAQMVDGCNTCHRRAGYGLIRIQRPDAARYPSQAFGDEAPPE, encoded by the coding sequence GTGACCCGGACCCTCATCGTCGCCCTCCTGTCGCTCGCCGTCGCGTTGCTGTCGCTCCTGACGGCTCTGTTCGCCGCGTTCGCCCCGGACATCCCCACGGTCGCCTCCCGCGACACGGAGCGAGCCACGCGGGCCCGCGCCGACGAGGCGACGCTCCTCGACCACATGGTGCTCATGCAGCGCTACGTGGAGAAGGCCGCGCTCGCCGCCGACGCCGGGAACGGGCCGCTCACCGAGTTCTACGCCCAGAAGATCGACGAGCGCGCCGCGCGCGTGGTCGACGGCGGCTACGTGGTCGACGGGATCGACGTAAGCGCCATCGCGGCCGAGGTGGCGAACCCGCGCGCGGCGGCGCTCGCGGAGGCCGCCGCCAGCCGCGACAGCGCCCGCTTCCGCGAGGCCTACGCCCAGATGGTCGACGGGTGCAACACGTGCCACCGGCGCGCCGGCTACGGCCTCATCCGCATCCAGCGCCCCGACGCCGCGCGCTACCCGTCGCAGGCGTTCGGAGACGAGGCCCCTCCCGAGTAG
- the rplI gene encoding 50S ribosomal protein L9 translates to MKVILTEDHDTLGIKGDVVDVKPGYGRNFLIPRQMAVTATPSALKRYAEERKQASHKIEAARENAEKLAAKLNDTEILIPVQTGEENRIFGSITNQQIADELKAKGIEIDRRKITISEDIRTTGVYPATVRVHPEITAELKIKVVPEEASV, encoded by the coding sequence ATGAAAGTCATCCTCACCGAGGACCACGACACGCTCGGCATCAAGGGCGACGTCGTCGACGTGAAGCCCGGCTACGGGCGGAACTTCCTCATCCCACGCCAGATGGCCGTCACCGCCACGCCGTCCGCCCTCAAGCGGTACGCCGAGGAGCGGAAGCAGGCCTCGCACAAGATCGAGGCCGCCCGCGAGAACGCCGAGAAGCTGGCCGCCAAGCTCAACGACACCGAGATCCTCATCCCCGTCCAGACGGGCGAGGAGAACCGGATCTTCGGCTCGATCACGAACCAGCAGATCGCCGACGAGCTCAAGGCCAAGGGCATCGAGATCGACCGCCGCAAGATCACGATCTCGGAGGACATCCGGACGACGGGCGTCTACCCGGCGACCGTCCGGGTCCACCCGGAGATCACGGCCGAGCTCAAGATCAAGGTCGTCCCGGAAGAGGCCTCGGTCTAG
- a CDS encoding acyl-CoA dehydrogenase, with amino-acid sequence MADTPTLPPDTPSAGPGDNPVAELSCGVASVLPLLYVAWADGFLTPAEIAAARDRLAGEAWMTDADRQQVAAWLDPDSPPDATTYFGWVRTIRRAARHVPDLAEKSLADLGVDLAALVGAGDGAGLAPEAARALREVEDMLGVVGPEVLRDLVEDRPEAEPVGIPRPAFDVAAVQALLDGRYAETKDRVRDLLSDPFFAYPEPSISNEAYRDVVLSWTQKLADEGLGAVAYPTWAGGDGDIAKFIAVFEILATHDLSLVVKYGVQFGLWGGSVNALGSDDQRRELLPQIGSLEMPGAFAMTERGHGSNVRDLNTTATYDRDAEEWVIRTPSDHDHKEWIGNAAAHGQMATVFAQLEIDGEGYGVHAFVVPIRDASGEPMPGVRIDDSGHKMGLNGVDNGQLWFDDVRVPRTALLSRYAEVSAEGTYESPIPSAGKRFFTMLGTLVGGRIAVGTAANSAAKAGLTVAVRYGDRRRQFGPAGGPEVAILDYLSHQRRLLPLVATSYGLTFALARLAEDFAALEMGGDTREIEGRAAALKSMASWHATRTLQEAREACGGEGFRWSARIAHRKADSDIFTTFEGDNTVLQLQVAKGLLAGYRQEFSDLNAWGLVRYLREQAAVRIGEINPLTRRNTDRDHLLDPAWHRDLFERRERMLLVQVAARLKGRLDAGVDSFEAFVEVQDHLLTLASANAERLVLEAFQDAVEAVEDGQIKTLLGLVCALYALEHLEQDRGWFLEQNLIDAPVSKAIRTEVNRLLHRLRPVAVELVDAFGIPDEVLGSEIGSGRLPLDP; translated from the coding sequence ATGGCCGACACGCCGACCCTCCCGCCCGACACGCCGAGCGCTGGCCCGGGCGACAACCCCGTCGCCGAGCTCTCCTGCGGGGTGGCCTCCGTCCTCCCGCTCCTCTACGTCGCCTGGGCCGACGGCTTCCTCACGCCGGCCGAGATCGCGGCGGCCCGCGATCGCCTCGCGGGCGAGGCGTGGATGACTGACGCCGACCGCCAGCAGGTCGCTGCGTGGCTCGACCCCGACTCGCCCCCGGACGCGACGACCTACTTCGGATGGGTCCGCACGATCCGCCGCGCCGCGCGCCACGTCCCGGACCTCGCAGAGAAGTCCCTCGCCGACCTCGGCGTGGACCTCGCCGCCCTCGTGGGCGCGGGCGACGGGGCCGGGCTGGCACCCGAGGCGGCGCGCGCCCTCCGCGAGGTCGAGGACATGTTGGGCGTGGTGGGGCCGGAGGTCCTCCGCGACCTGGTCGAGGACCGTCCCGAGGCGGAGCCGGTTGGCATCCCACGACCCGCGTTCGACGTCGCGGCCGTGCAGGCGCTCCTCGACGGGCGCTACGCCGAGACGAAGGACCGCGTCCGCGACCTCCTCTCGGACCCGTTCTTCGCCTACCCCGAGCCGTCGATCTCGAACGAGGCCTACCGCGACGTCGTCCTCTCGTGGACTCAGAAGCTGGCCGACGAAGGGCTCGGCGCCGTCGCCTATCCGACGTGGGCCGGCGGCGACGGGGACATCGCCAAGTTCATCGCCGTCTTCGAGATCCTCGCCACGCACGATCTCAGCCTCGTGGTGAAGTACGGCGTCCAGTTCGGGCTGTGGGGCGGGAGCGTCAACGCGCTCGGGAGCGACGACCAGCGGCGCGAGTTGCTGCCTCAGATCGGCTCGCTCGAGATGCCCGGAGCCTTCGCCATGACCGAGCGCGGCCACGGCTCGAACGTCCGCGACCTCAACACGACGGCGACCTACGACCGCGATGCCGAGGAGTGGGTGATCCGGACGCCGAGTGATCACGATCACAAGGAGTGGATCGGCAACGCGGCGGCGCACGGGCAGATGGCGACCGTCTTCGCCCAGCTCGAGATCGACGGCGAGGGCTACGGCGTCCACGCGTTCGTCGTCCCGATCCGCGACGCGTCCGGCGAGCCGATGCCGGGCGTGCGGATCGACGACAGCGGTCACAAGATGGGCCTCAACGGCGTCGACAACGGCCAACTTTGGTTCGACGACGTCCGCGTCCCGCGCACGGCACTCCTCAGCCGCTACGCGGAGGTCTCGGCCGAGGGCACCTACGAAAGCCCGATTCCGAGCGCCGGCAAGCGGTTCTTCACCATGCTCGGCACGCTCGTGGGCGGGCGGATCGCGGTCGGGACGGCGGCCAACTCGGCGGCCAAGGCCGGGCTCACCGTGGCCGTCCGCTACGGCGATCGGCGACGCCAGTTCGGGCCGGCGGGCGGGCCCGAGGTCGCCATCCTCGACTACCTCAGCCACCAACGGCGCCTGCTCCCGCTCGTCGCCACGAGCTACGGCCTGACGTTCGCGCTCGCGCGGCTGGCGGAGGACTTCGCCGCGCTCGAGATGGGCGGCGACACGCGCGAGATCGAGGGTCGCGCGGCGGCGCTCAAATCGATGGCCTCGTGGCACGCCACGCGGACGCTTCAGGAGGCCCGCGAGGCGTGCGGCGGCGAGGGCTTCCGGTGGTCCGCCCGCATCGCCCACCGCAAGGCCGACTCCGACATCTTCACCACGTTCGAGGGCGACAACACGGTCCTCCAACTCCAGGTCGCGAAGGGCCTCCTGGCCGGCTACCGGCAGGAGTTCTCGGACCTCAACGCGTGGGGGCTCGTCCGCTATCTCCGCGAGCAGGCGGCCGTCCGTATCGGCGAGATCAACCCGCTCACGCGACGCAACACGGACCGCGACCACCTCCTCGATCCGGCCTGGCACCGCGACCTCTTCGAGCGACGCGAGCGGATGCTGCTCGTCCAGGTCGCCGCCCGGCTCAAGGGCCGCCTCGACGCCGGCGTCGACTCGTTCGAGGCGTTCGTCGAGGTGCAGGATCACTTGCTCACCCTCGCCTCCGCGAACGCCGAGCGGTTGGTGTTGGAGGCGTTTCAGGACGCCGTCGAGGCCGTCGAGGATGGGCAGATCAAGACGCTCCTCGGCCTCGTCTGCGCCCTCTACGCCCTGGAGCACCTCGAGCAGGACCGCGGCTGGTTCCTCGAGCAGAACCTGATCGACGCACCGGTTTCGAAGGCCATCCGCACCGAAGTCAACCGGCTGCTCCACCGGCTCCGCCCCGTCGCCGTCGAACTCGTCGACGCGTTCGGCATCCCGGACGAGGTGCTGGGTTCCGAGATCGGCTCCGGTCGCCTGCCGCTCGACCCCTAG
- a CDS encoding M23 family metallopeptidase, translating into MPFRPLLALLVLVLAGCELSGDAPVDAPSSPTARSVSDARSEPSGGSTEAGGLDLVLPTENGALFNDAPDKFYMGLNMTVDSLRPEKWEGGQYGFVRDPVPTIFGQRTFRRVHEGVDIAPVGRDAQGEPIDTVFAIDRGRVAYANMSAGASSYGKYVVVEHEWSGSPIYSLYAHLSEVFVSEGEAVAQGAQLGKMGYTGRGLGRARAHTHLEIAFMVNEHEPLWFAAYFGSNDLHGRFFGTNLAGVPPAELYLALRENPGLTFPEYVRSLDEGYVVDLPGGKPLDLLERYPWLGEEAAAANPADVPAWRIAFTQEGAPIRVEVGPEPVDRPTVEGVSLGIWLTDGSTNRMLQRRGISYEPARRGYSYFALYATTAEGAPRW; encoded by the coding sequence ATGCCCTTCCGGCCGCTCCTCGCCCTTCTCGTCCTCGTCCTCGCCGGCTGTGAGCTGTCGGGCGACGCCCCTGTCGATGCCCCGTCGTCTCCGACGGCCCGGTCCGTCTCGGACGCCCGATCGGAGCCGTCCGGCGGGTCGACCGAGGCGGGCGGACTCGACCTCGTCCTGCCGACGGAGAACGGCGCGCTCTTCAACGACGCGCCCGACAAGTTCTACATGGGGCTCAACATGACGGTCGACTCGCTCCGGCCGGAAAAGTGGGAGGGCGGCCAGTACGGGTTCGTCCGCGACCCCGTCCCGACCATCTTCGGGCAGCGGACCTTCCGGCGCGTCCACGAGGGCGTCGACATCGCGCCCGTCGGCCGCGACGCGCAGGGCGAGCCGATCGACACCGTGTTCGCCATCGACCGGGGCCGCGTGGCCTACGCCAACATGAGCGCGGGCGCGTCGAGCTACGGGAAGTACGTCGTGGTCGAGCACGAGTGGAGCGGGAGCCCGATCTACAGCCTCTACGCGCACCTCTCGGAGGTTTTCGTGTCGGAAGGTGAGGCCGTCGCGCAGGGGGCGCAGCTCGGGAAGATGGGCTACACCGGCCGGGGCCTCGGGCGGGCGCGGGCCCACACGCACCTCGAGATCGCGTTCATGGTCAATGAGCACGAGCCGCTCTGGTTCGCCGCGTACTTCGGCTCGAACGACCTCCACGGCCGGTTCTTTGGGACGAACCTCGCCGGCGTGCCGCCCGCCGAGCTCTACCTCGCGCTCCGCGAGAACCCGGGCCTGACGTTCCCCGAGTACGTCCGCTCGCTCGACGAGGGCTACGTCGTGGACCTCCCGGGCGGGAAGCCACTCGATCTCTTGGAACGCTACCCGTGGCTGGGGGAGGAGGCCGCCGCCGCGAACCCCGCCGACGTCCCGGCGTGGCGGATCGCGTTCACGCAGGAGGGCGCCCCGATCCGCGTCGAGGTCGGCCCCGAGCCCGTCGACCGGCCGACCGTCGAGGGCGTCTCGCTCGGCATCTGGCTGACCGACGGGAGCACGAACCGGATGCTCCAGCGCCGCGGCATCAGCTACGAGCCGGCCCGCCGCGGGTACAGCTACTTCGCCCTTTACGCCACGACCGCCGAGGGCGCCCCCCGCTGGTAG
- a CDS encoding S46 family peptidase, which yields MRRLSLLVSFVLLVATPAVAQGAAFDPDTVSARPLDGGKMWLFEDPPTEYFEETYGFAPDEAWYRRARLASLRMPGCSASFVSPNGLVLTNHHCAQRHVVAVDEGGENLLDNGFYATSLDEERRVPGLTMDQLVAIDDVTDEMSAAVDAAETDAEREAAFETAEAAVTARLLQPYGITTPDADTDDYVVQVVGLYNGGRYSAYTFRRYRDVRLAMAPEQALGFFGGDPDNFTYPRYAADFAFFRIYGDDGQPLQPEEHFPLSAEGVEAGSLVFVIGNPGSTSRGLTVAELEFLRDVGLGGTLGFIESREAALRAYLATGEAPSPDELRSQIFGLSNARKAYGGRLRGLSDPYIVARRAAAERAFRDASPEAAALIDQQAAIQAEKRKLAAAYRVFSTLFSGSYSSSLMLRALALARGDALAVANVPERPAVLERAYLTAQVDALRQYYRAQGEALPDALEGETAEAAADRLLAESLAATPSPDPEQAEYDEAVALVRGLLPQIQDFQSAAAGFEAREAEIARQLGRERFATYGNTVPPDATFSLRFTDGVVRGYPYNGTLAPPMTTMYGLYDRYHSFCTSGASDPCEWGLPARWLDAEDRVDLSTPVNFTSTSDTIGGNSGSGVVNRDGELVGLNFDRTIEGLVRDYIYAPERGRNVMVDTRLVVEALTNVYGLDGLVTEIREGTLRR from the coding sequence ATGCGCCGTCTCTCGCTTCTCGTCTCTTTCGTCCTCCTCGTTGCCACGCCCGCCGTCGCGCAAGGGGCCGCGTTCGACCCCGACACCGTCAGCGCCCGGCCGCTCGACGGCGGCAAGATGTGGCTGTTCGAGGACCCGCCGACCGAGTACTTCGAGGAGACGTACGGCTTCGCGCCCGACGAGGCGTGGTACCGCCGCGCGCGCCTCGCGTCGCTCCGGATGCCTGGCTGCTCGGCCTCGTTCGTGTCGCCGAACGGGCTCGTCCTCACCAACCACCACTGTGCCCAGCGCCACGTCGTGGCCGTCGACGAGGGCGGCGAGAACTTGCTCGACAACGGGTTCTACGCGACCTCGCTCGACGAGGAGCGCCGCGTGCCCGGCCTCACGATGGACCAACTCGTCGCCATCGACGACGTGACGGACGAGATGAGCGCGGCCGTCGACGCGGCCGAGACCGACGCCGAGCGGGAGGCCGCGTTCGAGACGGCCGAGGCCGCCGTGACCGCGCGGCTCCTCCAGCCCTACGGCATCACGACCCCGGACGCCGACACTGACGACTACGTGGTCCAAGTCGTCGGGCTGTACAACGGCGGGCGGTACTCGGCGTACACGTTCCGGCGGTACCGCGACGTGCGGCTGGCGATGGCGCCCGAGCAGGCGCTGGGGTTCTTCGGCGGCGACCCGGACAACTTCACGTACCCCCGCTACGCGGCCGACTTCGCGTTCTTCCGGATCTACGGCGACGACGGGCAGCCGCTCCAGCCGGAGGAGCACTTCCCGCTCTCGGCGGAGGGCGTCGAGGCCGGCAGCCTCGTGTTCGTCATCGGCAACCCTGGGAGCACGTCGCGCGGGCTGACGGTCGCCGAGCTCGAGTTCCTCCGCGACGTCGGGCTGGGCGGAACGCTCGGATTCATCGAGTCGCGCGAGGCCGCGCTCCGGGCCTACCTCGCGACGGGCGAGGCGCCGAGCCCGGACGAGCTCCGGAGCCAGATCTTCGGGCTGAGCAACGCGCGGAAGGCGTATGGGGGCCGGCTCCGCGGGCTCTCGGACCCCTACATCGTCGCGCGCCGCGCCGCCGCCGAGCGCGCCTTCCGCGACGCGAGCCCCGAGGCGGCCGCCCTCATCGACCAGCAGGCCGCGATCCAGGCCGAAAAGCGCAAGCTGGCGGCCGCGTACCGCGTCTTCTCGACCCTCTTCAGCGGCTCGTACAGCTCGTCGCTGATGCTCCGCGCGCTCGCCCTCGCGCGCGGCGACGCCTTGGCCGTCGCGAACGTCCCCGAACGGCCGGCCGTGCTGGAGCGGGCCTACCTCACCGCCCAGGTCGACGCGCTCCGCCAGTACTACCGCGCGCAGGGCGAGGCCCTCCCCGACGCGCTTGAGGGCGAGACGGCCGAGGCCGCCGCCGACCGCCTCCTCGCCGAGTCCCTCGCGGCCACGCCGTCGCCGGACCCCGAGCAGGCCGAGTACGACGAGGCGGTCGCGCTCGTCCGCGGGCTGCTCCCGCAGATCCAGGACTTCCAGTCGGCCGCGGCCGGGTTCGAGGCGCGCGAGGCCGAGATCGCCCGCCAGCTCGGCCGCGAGCGGTTCGCGACCTACGGCAACACCGTCCCGCCCGACGCCACGTTCTCGCTCCGGTTCACCGACGGCGTCGTCCGCGGCTACCCATACAACGGCACGCTCGCCCCGCCGATGACGACGATGTACGGGCTCTACGACCGGTACCACAGCTTCTGCACGTCCGGCGCCTCCGACCCGTGCGAGTGGGGCCTCCCGGCCCGCTGGCTCGACGCCGAGGACCGCGTCGATCTCTCCACGCCGGTCAACTTCACGTCGACCTCCGACACGATCGGGGGCAACTCGGGCTCGGGCGTCGTCAACCGAGACGGGGAGCTCGTCGGGCTCAACTTCGACCGGACGATTGAGGGCCTCGTGCGCGACTACATCTACGCGCCCGAGCGCGGACGGAACGTGATGGTCGACACGCGGCTGGTGGTCGAGGCCCTCACCAACGTGTACGGTCTCGACGGGCTGGTGACGGAGATCCGAGAGGGGACGCTTCGGCGGTAG
- a CDS encoding methylglyoxal synthase, with translation MPTLATPARKRIALVAHDHQKADLLAWAHYNRDALAEHHIVATGTTGRLLAETLDLDVERLRSGPLGGDQQLGARIAEGEVDVLVFFWDPLEPVPHDPDVKALLRIAVVWNVPVACNRASADFVFSSPLMSGPYERELPDYEAYANRAVDAGGD, from the coding sequence ATGCCCACCCTCGCCACGCCCGCCCGCAAGCGGATCGCCCTCGTCGCCCACGACCACCAGAAGGCGGACCTGCTCGCCTGGGCTCACTACAACCGCGACGCGCTCGCCGAGCACCACATCGTCGCCACGGGCACGACGGGCCGGCTCCTCGCCGAGACGCTCGACCTCGATGTCGAGCGCCTCCGGAGCGGGCCGCTCGGCGGCGACCAGCAGCTCGGCGCGCGGATCGCCGAGGGCGAGGTCGACGTGCTCGTGTTCTTCTGGGACCCCCTCGAGCCGGTCCCCCACGACCCCGACGTCAAGGCGCTCCTTCGCATCGCCGTCGTGTGGAACGTGCCCGTCGCCTGCAATCGGGCCTCGGCCGACTTCGTGTTCTCCTCGCCGTTGATGAGCGGGCCGTACGAGCGGGAGCTCCCCGACTACGAGGCCTATGCCAACCGGGCCGTCGATGCGGGGGGAGACTGA